In one window of Tumebacillus algifaecis DNA:
- the mce gene encoding methylmalonyl-CoA epimerase: MMTFVPYKIDHLGLAVSSIEETLPLYANVIGLKVIHEEIIDDQMVRAVFLEVGESCVELLEPTSPESPIAKYIEKKGPGIHHVAYAVEDVQAALDHAQAQGLRLIDKQPRRGGHGKLIGFVHPKDTHGVLTEFCQKIEETEEK; the protein is encoded by the coding sequence ATGATGACGTTTGTTCCTTACAAAATTGATCATCTGGGTTTGGCTGTCTCTTCCATCGAAGAGACGCTCCCCTTGTATGCGAACGTGATCGGTCTAAAGGTGATTCATGAGGAGATCATCGACGACCAGATGGTGCGTGCGGTCTTCTTGGAGGTTGGAGAGAGTTGTGTGGAACTACTCGAACCGACTTCCCCCGAGTCGCCGATCGCCAAATACATCGAGAAAAAAGGACCGGGGATTCACCATGTCGCCTATGCGGTCGAGGATGTGCAAGCCGCGCTCGACCATGCGCAAGCGCAAGGGTTACGCCTGATCGACAAACAGCCGCGGCGGGGTGGCCACGGCAAATTGATCGGTTTCGTGCACCCGAAAGATACGCACGGTGTTTTGACCGAGTTCTGCCAGAAGATCGAGGAGACGGAGGAGAAGTAA
- a CDS encoding M20/M25/M40 family metallo-hydrolase, giving the protein MIQVNRERLIQEFMELVQIDSLSRDERNMADAVIAKLKAHGVEVVEDNAGEKIDGNTGNLICTIKGDPSKKTILFTCHLDTVAPGRGIKPQLLDDRITSDGTTILGADDKAGIAGILEMVRVLKEQNLNHGNIVLFLTVSEETGLLGSRHADWSKLPHVDMGFAFDSNGPIGKVVTKSPSQARLDIMINGRLAHAGVNPEAGISAIKVASAAISRMKLGRINENTTANIGSFHGGEATNIVCDRVEIKAEARSLDPAELDVQIAHMKETFEATARDFDTTAEVTVNKLYHNLRHEESAEVVQTAFKAIKLLGIEPSTMSSGGGSDANVLNGQNIPTVNLAIGYQKIHTVEEFIMLDDLETAAKLFIAVTQAV; this is encoded by the coding sequence ATGATCCAAGTAAATCGGGAACGACTGATCCAAGAGTTTATGGAACTGGTACAAATCGACTCCCTGTCTCGCGATGAGCGGAACATGGCCGATGCTGTCATCGCGAAGCTGAAAGCGCACGGCGTCGAAGTGGTAGAGGACAACGCGGGGGAAAAGATTGACGGCAACACAGGCAACCTGATCTGCACGATCAAAGGCGACCCGTCGAAAAAGACGATCCTGTTCACCTGCCACCTCGATACGGTTGCTCCAGGCAGAGGCATCAAGCCCCAACTGCTCGATGACCGCATCACCTCGGACGGCACTACCATTTTGGGAGCGGATGACAAAGCGGGTATCGCCGGGATTTTGGAAATGGTGCGCGTACTCAAGGAGCAAAACTTGAACCACGGCAACATCGTGCTCTTCCTGACCGTCTCCGAAGAGACCGGACTGCTCGGTTCCCGTCATGCCGACTGGAGCAAACTGCCACATGTTGATATGGGCTTCGCGTTCGACTCCAACGGCCCGATCGGCAAAGTGGTCACCAAATCTCCGTCTCAGGCGCGTCTTGACATCATGATCAACGGCCGACTGGCACATGCGGGTGTTAATCCAGAAGCGGGCATCTCGGCGATCAAAGTGGCTTCTGCTGCGATCTCTCGCATGAAGCTCGGTCGCATCAACGAAAACACGACAGCGAACATCGGCTCGTTCCACGGCGGCGAAGCGACCAACATCGTTTGCGACCGTGTTGAAATCAAAGCGGAAGCGCGTTCGTTAGACCCGGCTGAATTGGACGTGCAGATTGCACACATGAAGGAAACGTTCGAGGCGACTGCAAGGGACTTTGATACCACAGCGGAAGTCACTGTGAACAAGCTGTATCACAATCTGCGTCATGAAGAAAGCGCAGAAGTGGTGCAAACGGCGTTCAAGGCGATCAAATTGCTGGGCATCGAGCCGAGCACGATGTCGTCGGGCGGCGGCTCTGATGCAAACGTTTTGAACGGTCAAAACATCCCGACTGTCAACCTGGCGATTGGCTATCAAAAAATTCACACTGTTGAAGAGTTCATCATGCTAGACGACCTGGAAACGGCTGCTAAGCTGTTCATTGCCGTGACCCAAGCGGTCTAA
- the trpS gene encoding tryptophan--tRNA ligase yields MKRVFSGVQPSGNLTIGNYLGALKQFVELQNESEALYCVVDLHAITVPQDPDDLRRRSREIAKLYLACGVDPNKATVFIQSHVKEHAELGWLLQCSSYMGELNRMTQFKDKSEGKQSVQVGLYTYPVLMAADILLYDATHVPVGDDQKQHIELTRDIAARFNGRFGETFVIPEPQIQEFGARIMALDEPTKKMSKSAENEGARIAILEDPSVFKKKIMRAVTDTENEIRFDEENKPGVSNLLTIYSLFAGESVDTLVARYQGQGYGNLKKDLVEVMTDKLGAIQQRYNELSDTDELDKILAASAERARTIAERTVNRVKDAMGLVRL; encoded by the coding sequence TTGAAAAGAGTTTTTTCAGGTGTACAACCGTCAGGCAATCTGACGATCGGTAACTATTTAGGTGCACTCAAGCAGTTTGTAGAGTTGCAAAACGAGTCGGAAGCCCTCTATTGCGTCGTCGATTTGCACGCGATCACCGTTCCACAAGACCCGGATGATCTGCGCAGACGCTCGCGGGAGATCGCCAAGCTGTATTTGGCGTGCGGTGTGGACCCGAATAAAGCGACCGTGTTCATTCAATCTCATGTCAAGGAGCACGCAGAACTGGGGTGGCTTTTGCAATGCTCATCCTACATGGGAGAGTTGAACCGCATGACGCAGTTCAAAGATAAGTCGGAAGGGAAGCAGTCGGTGCAGGTCGGTCTGTATACATACCCGGTGCTGATGGCGGCCGACATCCTGCTTTACGACGCTACGCATGTGCCGGTCGGCGACGACCAGAAACAGCACATCGAGCTGACCCGTGACATCGCTGCACGCTTCAACGGGCGTTTTGGCGAGACGTTTGTCATTCCGGAACCGCAAATTCAGGAATTTGGCGCCCGCATCATGGCGCTGGATGAACCGACGAAAAAAATGTCCAAATCGGCGGAGAACGAAGGGGCGCGCATCGCGATTCTCGAAGATCCGTCCGTGTTCAAGAAAAAGATCATGCGCGCTGTGACCGACACCGAGAATGAAATTCGTTTTGACGAAGAGAACAAGCCGGGCGTATCGAACTTGCTGACGATCTACTCCCTGTTTGCAGGCGAGTCGGTGGACACGTTGGTCGCTCGCTACCAAGGGCAAGGTTATGGCAACCTCAAAAAGGATCTCGTCGAAGTGATGACCGACAAGCTCGGAGCGATTCAACAGCGGTATAACGAACTGAGCGACACAGACGAGCTCGACAAAATTTTGGCGGCCAGCGCCGAGCGAGCGCGCACAATCGCTGAGCGGACGGTCAATCGCGTGAAAGACGCGATGGGTCTGGTTCGTTTGTAA
- a CDS encoding cobalamin B12-binding domain-containing protein: MSETKIRVLVAKPGLDGHDRGALVVAKALRDAGMEVIYTGLRQTPQQIVASAIQEDVDVIGLSSLSGAHMHLFPEVVRLMKEQGSDDVLIIGGGVIPDEDIPALKAAGISEVFTPGTPLTAMSDYIHANVKDRG; encoded by the coding sequence ATGTCTGAAACAAAAATCCGTGTACTTGTTGCCAAGCCCGGTCTCGACGGTCATGACCGCGGGGCGCTTGTCGTCGCCAAAGCGCTGCGCGATGCGGGGATGGAAGTGATCTACACCGGCCTGCGTCAGACCCCGCAGCAGATCGTAGCTTCGGCGATCCAAGAGGACGTCGATGTGATCGGCCTCTCCTCACTGTCCGGAGCGCACATGCATCTGTTCCCGGAGGTGGTGCGCCTGATGAAGGAACAAGGTTCGGACGACGTGCTGATCATCGGTGGAGGTGTCATTCCGGATGAGGACATCCCGGCGCTGAAAGCAGCGGGCATCTCCGAAGTGTTCACGCCGGGCACTCCGCTGACCGCTATGTCCGATTACATCCATGCCAACGTCAAAGACCGGGGGTAA
- a CDS encoding acyl-CoA carboxylase subunit beta: MELHDRRRKIELGGGDKRIAAQHDKGKLTARERLEILLDEGSFRELNPFIEHRATHFGMADAEGPGEGVVTGWGKINGRIVYVFAQDFTVFGGALGEMHALKIAKVMDLAAKNGAPVIGLNDSGGARIQEGVASLDGYGHIFYRNSIYSGVIPQISVIMGPCAGGAVYSPAITDFIFMVEGTSQMFITGPKVIETVTGENISADNLGGARVQSSVSGVAHFTAKTEEEVLNEVRRLLSFLPQNNMEEPPRIFSKPDDGYCEELLEVVPVEATKAYDVRDVITRIVDDGDFLEVQPNFAKNAVIGLARIEGHPVGLIANQPKYMAGGLDIDSSDKISRFIRFCDCFNIPLITFEDVTGFIPGVMQEHRGIIRHGAKILYAYSEATVPKITIILRKAFGGAYVALNSKAIGADLVYSWPTGEVAVMGAEGAANIVFAKEIADSENPTETRAQKIAEYKDKFSNPYVAASLGMVDDVIDPRETRQKLKEALEILRNKRETRPPKKHGNIPL; the protein is encoded by the coding sequence ATGGAACTGCATGATCGCCGCCGCAAGATTGAATTGGGCGGAGGTGACAAGCGGATTGCGGCCCAGCACGACAAGGGCAAGCTGACCGCCCGCGAGCGTTTGGAGATTCTGCTTGATGAAGGATCGTTTCGCGAACTGAATCCTTTTATCGAACACCGTGCCACCCACTTTGGCATGGCTGATGCGGAAGGTCCGGGCGAAGGTGTCGTCACCGGTTGGGGCAAGATCAATGGCCGGATCGTCTATGTTTTTGCGCAAGACTTTACCGTTTTTGGCGGTGCGCTCGGTGAGATGCATGCGCTGAAAATTGCCAAGGTCATGGATCTGGCAGCCAAAAATGGTGCTCCGGTGATCGGCTTGAACGATTCGGGCGGCGCACGAATTCAAGAAGGTGTCGCCTCGCTCGATGGGTATGGACATATCTTCTACCGCAACTCGATCTACTCCGGTGTCATCCCGCAGATCTCCGTGATCATGGGGCCGTGCGCAGGCGGCGCCGTCTATTCGCCTGCGATCACCGACTTCATTTTCATGGTCGAAGGCACCTCGCAGATGTTCATCACTGGGCCGAAAGTCATCGAGACGGTGACTGGTGAAAACATCTCCGCAGATAACCTCGGCGGCGCGCGCGTGCAGTCCAGCGTCTCTGGTGTCGCACATTTTACAGCCAAGACGGAAGAGGAAGTGTTGAACGAAGTTCGCCGCCTCTTGTCCTTCCTGCCGCAGAACAACATGGAAGAGCCGCCGCGAATCTTCTCCAAGCCGGATGACGGCTACTGCGAAGAACTGCTGGAAGTGGTTCCGGTCGAAGCGACGAAAGCGTACGATGTGCGCGACGTGATCACCCGCATCGTTGACGACGGCGACTTCCTGGAAGTGCAGCCGAACTTTGCGAAAAACGCGGTGATCGGCCTGGCGCGCATCGAGGGCCATCCAGTCGGACTGATCGCCAACCAGCCCAAGTATATGGCGGGCGGTCTGGATATCGATTCGTCAGACAAAATCTCCCGCTTCATCCGTTTCTGCGACTGTTTCAACATCCCGCTGATCACGTTTGAAGATGTGACCGGCTTCATCCCAGGTGTCATGCAGGAGCACCGCGGCATCATTCGCCACGGCGCGAAGATCCTCTATGCGTATTCGGAGGCGACTGTGCCAAAGATCACCATCATCTTGCGCAAAGCGTTTGGCGGTGCGTATGTGGCACTCAATTCCAAAGCGATCGGGGCAGACCTCGTCTACTCGTGGCCGACCGGAGAAGTAGCCGTCATGGGTGCAGAAGGTGCGGCGAACATCGTGTTTGCCAAGGAGATCGCAGACAGCGAGAACCCGACCGAAACGCGTGCCCAAAAGATCGCAGAGTACAAAGACAAGTTCTCCAACCCCTATGTGGCAGCTTCTCTTGGCATGGTTGACGATGTGATCGACCCGCGCGAGACCCGTCAGAAGCTGAAAGAGGCGCTGGAAATCTTGCGCAACAAGCGTGAGACTCGCCCGCCGAAGAAGCATGGGAACATCCCGCTCTAA
- a CDS encoding non-ribosomal peptide synthetase family protein, producing MLNDDQGKGLSGKETADNSLASTGPTQASDSLKNFFANHWQSPLPVLEMSTDFSRAQKKATELRESEITLSAELTEKLRNLSNSTQTSLSSVVLAAFSVLLHRYSRADEMMIGVHNSALTETSEARNFLLPLRLDFSQNSDFSEVLAEINIAALVAQTCEMEQLIADHSAQNAEFQHAAFPACFAMENGKRQGHIRALKQVGVEIGLTLKNTKTDLRVSFTYDGGLYESSTIKRMLQNFQTLLHSITEAPKTLVSELHMLSEVEMQLLASFNETEAFFPSDKTIIDVFEEQVLRTPDNIAVRYQDEELTYVQLNEKANQLAHALRACGCDRDSIIAIMVNRSMEMIISVLGVLKAGGAYLPIDPDAPQARIDYLLEDSNALLIITKDFLLDKLIGFNGEVFSLDSEMPVVGTYPTTAVASETAPEDLAYVIYTSGSTGKPKGTMLHHRGLCNLAVAQGEFFELHEKSRVLQFISLAFDPSVMEVFFTLTRGATLIMAPSHELKNAEALTDLLEREAITFFVTTPSMLSQLPLEAGPNLEVIVTGGDACPVPLAELWSQRVHYINNYGPTETTVSATGWSSRGKQSLPNPLPIGRALQNTEVYLLDSHLNLVPIGACGELYIGGAGVARGYFRRPELTAEKFISNPFRPGEKMYKTGDLGRMLPDGNIEFQGRIDNQVKIRGYRIELGEIEAALLQHPQIKEGIVIASVDPIGQKRLVAYVVTEQPVRPAEIQAFLAESLSDYMVPAYVINIPSIPVTINGKIDHRALPSPEDVNSGGDEVYVAPQNDVQRLIAEVWQEILGVKQVGIHDNFFAMGGHSLNILPCLVKLKPYYPTLTIQDFYKHPTVAELELRIAQDAACEIALTQFEQFIVQTAEGAAAGKKEAVCRLKLQKPNVVFLTGATGYLGSHILHDLLKDTDAHIYCLIRPSKDVTPQERLLETVDYYFGHAMAEEAKERVTALSGDLTQEGLGLSEEEREIVYSQSDAVIHCGADVRYYGDEEHFQQVNVRSTEQLLDIARRREGVRFHYVSTLSIMGPNETDEEEYVVTEGDFDRGQTFHNLYCETKFRAEKLVREAIKQGVLCTVYRVGNLVGHSVTGRFQRNIESNAFYQWMKATLMLETTPEDPNYVDMTPVNYCSKALVHSVMRKDTISQTLHLCNPKQIKTEKFISIVQGLGYSILTMDSQDYMWWLFQDNDSPKHHEALQLIFAHFNELNTEDPVMKISCKATKKLLAGSNIVCPEPDRELIYAILKHAINIGYLPASKHWALLETLEAKKQAAAYTQAKAAKKAEKQLQFV from the coding sequence ATGCTAAATGATGATCAAGGCAAAGGTCTCTCTGGGAAAGAGACCGCCGATAACTCACTTGCGTCTACGGGGCCGACGCAAGCATCTGACAGCTTGAAAAACTTCTTTGCCAATCACTGGCAGTCTCCACTGCCGGTCTTGGAAATGTCGACCGATTTCTCTCGCGCTCAAAAGAAAGCGACAGAACTGCGTGAAAGCGAAATCACCTTGTCTGCAGAATTGACGGAGAAGCTTCGCAACCTGAGCAACTCGACGCAAACCTCGCTCTCCTCTGTCGTGCTAGCTGCGTTTTCAGTGCTTTTGCACCGCTACAGCCGTGCCGACGAAATGATGATCGGCGTGCACAACTCCGCCTTGACGGAGACGAGTGAAGCACGGAATTTCCTTTTGCCGCTTCGCCTTGATTTTTCGCAAAACTCCGATTTCTCGGAAGTGCTGGCCGAGATCAACATCGCCGCACTCGTTGCGCAAACCTGCGAAATGGAGCAACTGATCGCCGATCATTCGGCACAGAACGCCGAATTTCAACATGCAGCGTTTCCTGCTTGTTTTGCGATGGAAAACGGCAAACGCCAAGGGCATATCCGCGCTTTGAAACAAGTTGGCGTCGAGATTGGACTTACGCTCAAAAACACGAAGACCGATCTGCGCGTGTCCTTCACTTATGATGGCGGGCTGTACGAATCGAGCACGATCAAACGGATGTTGCAAAACTTCCAAACGCTGCTGCACTCGATCACCGAAGCGCCAAAAACTTTGGTTTCCGAGCTGCACATGCTGTCCGAAGTTGAGATGCAACTGCTCGCTTCCTTCAACGAAACGGAAGCCTTTTTCCCGTCTGACAAAACGATCATCGACGTCTTCGAAGAACAAGTTCTGCGCACGCCTGATAACATCGCCGTTCGCTACCAGGACGAGGAATTAACCTACGTCCAGCTGAACGAGAAGGCAAACCAGTTAGCCCATGCGCTTCGTGCGTGCGGCTGCGACCGCGACTCCATTATCGCGATCATGGTCAACCGCTCGATGGAGATGATCATTAGCGTCTTGGGTGTACTGAAGGCCGGCGGCGCCTATTTGCCGATCGACCCCGATGCACCGCAGGCGCGCATTGACTACTTGCTCGAAGACTCGAACGCGTTGCTCATCATCACGAAGGACTTCCTGCTCGATAAGCTGATCGGCTTTAACGGCGAAGTCTTCTCTCTGGACTCAGAAATGCCGGTCGTTGGCACGTATCCGACAACCGCGGTTGCTTCGGAAACCGCCCCGGAAGATTTGGCGTACGTCATCTACACATCCGGTTCGACCGGTAAGCCGAAAGGGACGATGCTTCATCACCGCGGCCTGTGCAATCTTGCGGTGGCACAAGGCGAATTTTTTGAACTTCATGAAAAGAGCCGTGTACTGCAGTTCATCTCGCTGGCGTTCGACCCGTCCGTCATGGAGGTCTTCTTTACTTTGACGCGCGGTGCCACGCTGATCATGGCTCCTTCTCACGAGTTGAAAAACGCTGAGGCTTTGACCGACTTGCTGGAGCGCGAAGCGATCACATTCTTCGTGACCACGCCGTCGATGCTCAGCCAATTGCCGCTTGAAGCAGGCCCAAACTTGGAAGTGATCGTCACCGGAGGTGACGCTTGTCCCGTTCCGCTCGCTGAACTTTGGTCCCAGCGCGTACATTACATCAACAACTACGGTCCGACCGAAACAACTGTCAGTGCCACCGGCTGGTCTTCCCGCGGTAAGCAAAGCCTGCCCAATCCATTGCCGATTGGCCGCGCTCTGCAGAATACCGAAGTCTATCTGCTAGATAGCCATTTGAACCTCGTACCGATCGGAGCATGCGGTGAACTTTACATCGGTGGTGCCGGCGTAGCGCGCGGCTATTTCCGCCGTCCGGAACTGACCGCAGAAAAGTTCATCAGCAACCCTTTCCGTCCGGGTGAAAAGATGTACAAAACTGGCGACTTGGGCCGGATGTTGCCCGATGGAAACATCGAGTTCCAAGGACGCATCGACAACCAAGTCAAAATCCGTGGATACCGCATCGAACTCGGCGAGATCGAAGCGGCGCTTTTGCAGCATCCGCAGATCAAAGAAGGAATCGTCATCGCAAGCGTAGACCCGATTGGACAAAAGCGTCTCGTTGCGTATGTCGTGACCGAACAACCTGTCCGCCCGGCAGAAATTCAAGCCTTCCTGGCGGAATCTTTATCCGACTATATGGTTCCGGCCTATGTGATCAACATTCCGTCGATTCCGGTTACAATCAACGGAAAGATCGATCACCGAGCGCTTCCGTCTCCCGAAGATGTCAACTCGGGCGGAGACGAGGTTTATGTAGCGCCGCAAAATGATGTACAACGCCTGATTGCAGAAGTCTGGCAAGAGATCCTCGGCGTGAAGCAAGTTGGCATCCATGATAACTTTTTCGCCATGGGTGGCCACTCGCTGAACATTCTGCCGTGCCTTGTAAAATTAAAACCTTACTATCCGACGCTGACGATTCAAGATTTTTACAAACATCCGACCGTCGCCGAACTTGAACTTCGCATCGCCCAAGATGCCGCGTGCGAAATCGCGCTGACCCAGTTTGAGCAGTTTATCGTGCAAACGGCCGAAGGCGCAGCAGCCGGGAAAAAAGAAGCGGTCTGCCGCTTGAAGCTGCAAAAGCCAAACGTCGTTTTCCTGACCGGAGCGACTGGCTACCTCGGCTCGCACATCCTGCACGATCTGCTGAAAGACACCGATGCTCACATCTACTGCCTGATTCGCCCTTCCAAAGACGTAACCCCGCAAGAGCGTCTGCTCGAAACGGTCGATTACTACTTCGGACATGCGATGGCAGAGGAAGCGAAAGAGCGCGTCACCGCGCTTTCAGGCGACCTGACCCAAGAAGGGCTTGGCCTCTCCGAGGAAGAGCGCGAGATCGTCTACTCCCAATCGGATGCTGTCATCCACTGTGGCGCCGATGTCCGCTACTACGGAGATGAAGAGCATTTCCAACAGGTCAACGTCCGCTCGACCGAGCAGTTGCTCGACATCGCGCGCCGACGTGAAGGCGTTCGCTTCCACTACGTATCGACGCTGAGCATCATGGGTCCAAACGAAACGGACGAGGAAGAGTACGTCGTGACCGAAGGCGACTTTGACCGTGGTCAAACGTTCCACAACCTCTACTGCGAGACCAAATTCCGCGCAGAAAAGCTTGTGCGCGAAGCGATCAAGCAAGGGGTGCTGTGCACCGTTTACCGCGTCGGCAACCTCGTCGGCCATTCGGTGACAGGACGCTTCCAGCGCAATATCGAAAGCAACGCTTTCTATCAATGGATGAAAGCGACCTTGATGCTGGAAACGACGCCGGAAGACCCGAATTATGTCGATATGACTCCTGTCAACTACTGCTCGAAAGCGCTCGTTCATTCGGTCATGCGTAAGGATACGATCTCTCAGACCCTGCATCTATGCAATCCAAAGCAAATCAAAACGGAGAAATTCATCTCGATCGTGCAAGGGCTTGGCTATAGCATCCTGACCATGGATTCGCAAGATTACATGTGGTGGCTGTTCCAAGACAATGATTCTCCCAAACATCATGAGGCGCTGCAACTGATCTTCGCTCACTTTAACGAGCTGAATACCGAAGACCCGGTGATGAAGATCTCCTGCAAAGCCACGAAAAAATTGCTTGCTGGATCGAACATCGTTTGCCCCGAACCGGATCGCGAGCTGATCTATGCCATTCTCAAACACGCGATCAACATAGGCTATCTGCCAGCTTCCAAGCATTGGGCCCTGTTGGAGACGCTCGAAGCGAAAAAGCAAGCCGCCGCATACACGCAAGCCAAAGCCGCAAAAAAAGCGGAAAAACAGCTGCAGTTTGTGTAA
- a CDS encoding acyl-CoA mutase large subunit family protein, with amino-acid sequence MSDFKTKLQDWLAKADKAAARFPERRETFTTSSDTLEVKRLYTPEDAQGDYLEKLGFPGEYPYTRGVQPTMYRSRFWTMRQYSGFGSAEETNLRFKYLLENGQTGLSTAFDLPTQIGYDSDDMMAKGEVGKVGVAIASLKDMETLLSGIALDKVSTSMTINAPASVLLAMYIAVAEKQGVASTEVSGTIQNDILKEYVARGTYIYPPEASMRLITDIFGYCAEHVPNWNTISISGYHIREAGSTAVQEVAFTLSNAIAYVEAAVKAGLDVDRFAPRLSFFFNAHNNFLEEIAKFRAARRIWSRIMKERFAAKDPKSWQLRFHTQTGGSTLTAQQPDNNIVRVTMQALSAVLGGTQSLHTNSKDEALALPTEESARIALRTQQIIAYESGVADTVDPLAGSFYIESLTDEIESQALEYIAKIDEMGGAVKAIEQGYMQREIQNAAYQSQMDIESGSAVVVGVNKFRLENEPKPDLQKINPELERIQNESLAELRKTRDNELVQAKLAALRQAAQGTDNLMPFIVDAVKAYATLGEICNVMRDVFGEYQPAQW; translated from the coding sequence ATGTCAGACTTCAAGACAAAACTGCAAGACTGGCTGGCAAAGGCAGATAAAGCAGCAGCCCGTTTTCCAGAGCGTCGCGAAACGTTCACTACGTCTTCAGACACCCTCGAGGTAAAGCGTCTCTACACGCCAGAAGACGCGCAGGGCGACTATCTCGAGAAACTAGGCTTCCCAGGTGAATATCCGTATACCCGCGGGGTCCAGCCGACGATGTACCGCTCTCGTTTTTGGACGATGCGTCAATACTCTGGCTTCGGTTCCGCAGAGGAGACGAACCTGCGATTTAAATATTTGCTCGAAAACGGTCAGACCGGTCTGTCCACCGCGTTCGACCTGCCGACGCAGATCGGCTACGATTCTGATGATATGATGGCCAAAGGTGAGGTGGGGAAGGTCGGTGTTGCGATCGCCTCGCTCAAAGACATGGAGACGTTGCTTAGCGGCATCGCACTGGACAAGGTCTCGACGTCGATGACGATCAACGCGCCAGCTTCCGTGTTGCTTGCGATGTATATCGCAGTCGCTGAAAAGCAAGGTGTTGCTTCCACTGAAGTATCGGGCACGATCCAAAATGACATTTTGAAAGAGTATGTCGCTCGCGGCACGTACATCTACCCGCCGGAAGCGTCGATGCGCTTGATCACCGATATTTTCGGCTACTGTGCTGAGCATGTGCCGAACTGGAACACCATCTCCATCTCCGGGTATCACATCCGTGAAGCAGGCTCCACCGCAGTGCAGGAAGTGGCGTTCACTTTATCGAACGCGATCGCCTATGTCGAAGCGGCGGTGAAAGCAGGTCTGGACGTGGACCGCTTTGCCCCACGCCTGTCATTCTTTTTCAACGCACATAACAACTTTCTTGAAGAGATCGCCAAATTCCGTGCGGCTCGCCGAATCTGGTCGCGCATCATGAAGGAGCGCTTTGCTGCGAAAGATCCGAAATCGTGGCAACTTCGTTTCCATACGCAGACGGGCGGCTCGACACTGACCGCTCAGCAGCCGGATAACAACATCGTTCGCGTGACCATGCAAGCCCTGTCTGCCGTGCTCGGCGGCACCCAATCTTTACATACTAACTCCAAGGACGAAGCGTTGGCACTTCCGACCGAAGAATCGGCGCGCATCGCGCTGCGCACGCAGCAGATCATCGCCTATGAAAGCGGTGTCGCTGACACGGTCGATCCGCTCGCAGGTTCGTTTTATATCGAGTCTCTGACCGATGAGATCGAATCCCAAGCGCTCGAGTATATTGCGAAGATCGACGAGATGGGCGGCGCGGTCAAAGCGATCGAGCAAGGATACATGCAGCGCGAGATCCAAAACGCTGCCTACCAATCGCAAATGGATATTGAAAGCGGCTCCGCGGTCGTCGTTGGCGTCAACAAGTTCCGTCTGGAGAACGAGCCGAAGCCGGATTTGCAAAAGATCAACCCAGAGCTTGAACGCATTCAGAACGAGAGCCTTGCCGAACTGCGTAAGACTCGTGACAATGAGTTGGTGCAAGCGAAACTGGCCGCTTTGCGTCAAGCGGCACAAGGCACCGACAACCTGATGCCGTTCATCGTGGACGCGGTCAAGGCGTACGCAACGCTTGGCGAAATCTGCAACGTCATGCGCGACGTGTTTGGCGAATACCAGCCAGCACAGTGGTAA